Proteins encoded within one genomic window of Arachis ipaensis cultivar K30076 chromosome B08, Araip1.1, whole genome shotgun sequence:
- the LOC107613024 gene encoding AT-hook motif nuclear-localized protein 14-like isoform X2 yields MPRTQLRKIDGLREVEDFGRTVPFELTVYPGEDVVAKLWKVWEASTHSSYAIAAFGHISKAAIGKPNSDLFRIYEGDFEILSLSGHYVNEEDGSADWRLGITLADSDSDREAFGGSSINTLIASDIVSVRIINFEKEEEKSDETGTSSTIGGVLMSLLLALEKKIMGFFSDPMVNESDKEN; encoded by the exons ATGCCAAGAACCCAATTACGCAAAATTG ATGGCCTTAGAGAAGTAGAAGATTTCGGAAGGACCGTTCCTTTTGAGTTGACTGTCTATCCTGGAGAG GATGTTGTCGCAAAGCTGTGGAAGGTTTGGGAAGCAAGTACTCACTCTAGCTATGCAATTGCAGCCTTCGGTCATATATCAAAAGCCGCAATTGGCAAACCAAACTCAGATTTGTTTCGTATATATGAA GGAGACTTTGAGATTCTGTCTCTGTCTGGACATTATGTGAATGAAGAGGATGGTTCTGCAGATTGGCGTTTGGGCATCACACTGGCTGATTCTGACAGTGATAGAGAGGCTTTTGGTGGCAGCTCCATCAATACATTGATAGCTTCTGACATTGTATCT GTACGTATTATAAACtttgagaaagaagaagaaaagagcgATGAAACTGGAACTTCCTCTACAATTGGTGGGGTGCTGATGTCCCTGCTCCTTGCTCTTGAGAAGAAAATAATGGGATTCTTTTCGGATCCGATGGTCAACGAGAGTGATAAGGAAAACTAA
- the LOC107613363 gene encoding alcohol dehydrogenase 1, producing MSSSTAGRVIKCRAAVAWEEGKPLAIEEVEVAPPEAGEVRLKILYTSLCHSDLYFWKSKGGRNLLFPRILGHEAAGIVESIGEGVTNLKPGDHVLPVFTGECGECRSCKSEESNLCEVLRLNTDTGVMLSDGKSRFSKDGKPIYHFLGTSTFSEYTVSHAKCVIKINPAAPLDKVCVLSCGICTGLGATLNVAKPKPGSTVAVFGLGAVGLAAAEGARLSGASRIIGVDILSSRQEQAKSFGITDFVNPKDHDKPVQQVIVEMTDGGVDRALECTGHVEVAIAAFESVHDGWGVAVLVGLPSSEDEFKTKSINLLYERTVKGTFYGNYKPLSDIPSVVEKYMNKELELEKFITHSIPFSEINKSFDLMLKGESIRCLICMEG from the exons ATGTCTAGCAGCACAGCTGGTCGAGTCATCAAGTGCAGAG CTGCGGTTGCATGGGAAGAAGGGAAGCCACTGGCCATAGAAGAAGTAGAGGTAGCACCACCAGAGGCCGGTGAAGTTCGCTTGAAGATCCTCTACACTAGTCTTTGTCATTCTGATCTTTACTTCTGGAAGAGCAAG GGGGGTAGGAATTTGTTGTTTCCTCGCATACTCGGTCATGAAGCTGCAGG GATTGTGGAGAGCATAGGGGAGGGTGTGACAAATCTGAAGCCAGGAGATCATGTGCTACCTGTGTTCACCGGAGAGTGTGGCGAATGCCGAAGCTGCAAGTCTGAAGAGAGCAACCTCTGTGAAGTCCTCAGGCTCAACACTGATACTGGTGTCATGCTAAGTGATGGAAAATCAAGATTCTCCAAAGATGGAAAACCCATTTACCACTTCCTTGGAACTTCCACATTCAGTGAATACACTGTCTCACATGCTAAGTGTGTTATAAAGATCAACCCTGCTGCCCCACTTGACAAAGTTTGTGTTCTCAGTTGTGGAATCTGCACAG GACTTGGTGCAACCTTAAATGTGGCAAAACCAAAGCCCGGTTCTACTGTTGCTGTCTTTGGATTGGGAGCAGTTGGTCTTGCT GCTGCTGAAGGGGCAAGGCTTTCTGGTGCATCAAGAATCATTGGAGTTGATATACTTTCTAGCAGACAGGAACAAG CCAAAAGTTTTGGAATCACTGACTTTGTGAACCCAAAAGATCATGACAAACCTGTGCAACAG GTGATTGTTGAAATGACCGATGGAGGAGTTGATCGCGCTCTAGAATGCACTGGACACGTAGAAGTCGCGATTGCAGCATTTGAATCTGTTCATGAT GGTTGGGGTGTTGCTGTGCTTGTTGGTCTACCAAGCAGTGAAGATGAATTCAAAACAAAATCCATCAACTTATTGTATGAGAGGACTGTTAAGGGTACCTTCTATGGAAACTACAAACCACTCTCTGATATTCCCTCTGTTGTGGAGAAGTACATGAACAAA GAGCTAGAATTGGAGAAATTCATCACTCACTCAATCCCATTCTCTGAGATCAATAAATCATTTGATTTAATGCTGAAAGGAGAGTCAATTAGGTGCCTCATCTGCATGGAAGGCTGA
- the LOC107613024 gene encoding AT-hook motif nuclear-localized protein 14-like isoform X1 encodes MIQFYGELIWFGFIIMSSKQFLFICFIMSIFTFILCILINLYSEDGLREVEDFGRTVPFELTVYPGEDVVAKLWKVWEASTHSSYAIAAFGHISKAAIGKPNSDLFRIYEGDFEILSLSGHYVNEEDGSADWRLGITLADSDSDREAFGGSSINTLIASDIVSVRIINFEKEEEKSDETGTSSTIGGVLMSLLLALEKKIMGFFSDPMVNESDKEN; translated from the exons ATGATTCAATTTTATGGTGAACTAATATGGTTTGGATTCATTATTATGAGTTCAAAACAATTTCTTTTTATTTGCTTTATAATGTCAATCTTCACTTTTATACTGTGTATTTTGATAAATCTATATTCTGAAGATGGCCTTAGAGAAGTAGAAGATTTCGGAAGGACCGTTCCTTTTGAGTTGACTGTCTATCCTGGAGAG GATGTTGTCGCAAAGCTGTGGAAGGTTTGGGAAGCAAGTACTCACTCTAGCTATGCAATTGCAGCCTTCGGTCATATATCAAAAGCCGCAATTGGCAAACCAAACTCAGATTTGTTTCGTATATATGAA GGAGACTTTGAGATTCTGTCTCTGTCTGGACATTATGTGAATGAAGAGGATGGTTCTGCAGATTGGCGTTTGGGCATCACACTGGCTGATTCTGACAGTGATAGAGAGGCTTTTGGTGGCAGCTCCATCAATACATTGATAGCTTCTGACATTGTATCT GTACGTATTATAAACtttgagaaagaagaagaaaagagcgATGAAACTGGAACTTCCTCTACAATTGGTGGGGTGCTGATGTCCCTGCTCCTTGCTCTTGAGAAGAAAATAATGGGATTCTTTTCGGATCCGATGGTCAACGAGAGTGATAAGGAAAACTAA